A segment of the Trifolium pratense cultivar HEN17-A07 linkage group LG7, ARS_RC_1.1, whole genome shotgun sequence genome:
GGCTAACGAACGATGAGTATTTATTGAACAGGTTGCAAGATgcacaaaaattataaatccaAACTCCGAGGATGCCAAATATGTTATCAATGTGAAGCAGATGGCTAAGGtcaatattttcatttaacCTTTATCTATTAGATTGATATTTGTTTGCAAATGTCAGGAATCACTTGTTAATGTGCTGTTTAATATGCCAAgattttcatttatttgttaTGCTCGGTATAATATTCCTTTTGCTTTCATTCATGGTAACAGTTTGTTGTTGGGCTCGGAGACAAGGTTTCCCCCACTGACATAGAGGAAGGAATGCGTGTTGGGTATGTATACATACATAAATaactttatgataaaatatctcCCATGGAAACAAGAGTAACAGTATTATTATTACCTTATCTTCGTGTTTGTTTAACCTTTATTTAATCATTGCAGTGTTGATAGAAACAAATTTCAGATTCAGATTCCTTTGCCTCCAAAAATTTATCCAAGTGTTACAATGATGACAGTCGAAGAGAAACCAGATGTGACATATAATCATATTGGTGGTTGTAAGGAACAGATTGAAAAGATGCGCGAAGtaagtttttgaaaatttccGCATTTCATATAACAAAGGAAATAACTTAGGTggcactaattttttttattcgtATGCAAGGTTGTTATGGTCCACCAGGAACTGGCAAAACACTTCTAGCCAGGGCTGTTGCTAATAGAACTGATGCCTGTTTTATTAGGGTCATTGGAAGTGAACTAGTTCAGAAATATGTTGGTGAGGGAGCTCGGATGGTTCGTGAGATATTTCAGGTAAATGATTAGGTCTTGTTTTCTAACTTTGCTTTGATCATTGTTCCCTGATTGGTACCATTTGACTGAATTTGTTACCTCCTGTAGATGGCTCGTTCAAAGAAGGCGTGCATTGTGTTTTTTGATGAAGTTGATGCAATTGGAGGTGCACGGTTTGATGATGGTGTTGGTGGTGATAATGAGGTTCAGCGAACTATGCTTGAAATTGTGAATCAGCTTGATGGGTTTGATGCTCGAGGAAACATCAAAGTTTTGATGGCAACAAACAGGTTGGTTGATTTTACTACTATTTGGTTTTTCCTTTGTTCTCTATTTAACTGTAGATGTTATTAAGAAACTGTCTCACTATCATTATTCACTGTCGTATTTCGTATAATTGATGTCATATTGTTTGCCCACTCTCTTGTAATTAATAGAGATAAAATAAAGATTGCATTGCTAGTTTCCATAATTATGCTAGCCTTATTGCTAATGGCTTTTTATCCACAATTTTCTAGGCCCGACACTCTGGATCCAGCACTATTACGACCTGGACGATTGGATCGTAAAGTTGAATTTGGCCTTCCTGATTTAGAGAGTAGGACACAGATATTCAAGATTCACACAAGAACCATGAACTGTGAAAGGGATATCCGTTTTGAACTTCTAGCTCGGCTTTGCCCAAACTCTACAGGTAAGAACATCTTAACAACTGGGCAATTTTTAATTTAGCTTATACCTTCTGACCATTAAGTACTTCAATATTCTGGCTTATATCCTTTCTAAGCAAAACCTGTTCTGGTTTTGAGGTTTTTTGCTACTTGCTTTCTGTCATGAAATGTTTAGTTTTCTTTTCTGATCAAGATACTTTTTGTTCTCTTCAGGAGCTGATATAAGGAGTGTATGCACAGAAGCTGGTATGTATGCTATCCGCGCCCGAAGGAAGACTGTAACAGAGAAAGACTTCCTTGATGCAGTGAATAAAGTTATCAAAGGGCACCAGAAGTTCAGTGCCactcagggacggatccagaaattttGAGCAATGGGGGCAATATGTATAGTATACTATGGtctaaatataagtaaaaattagtcaaaattttttaaagaaGAATGCTAACGTCGTCTGTCCTAAAGACACATGTTAGCATaactcaatataaaaaattaatcttaaGAGATGTGCATTTAACTTtctaaaagtcaattttttatttttctcaatgtaAAACTTCTACTTTTGtgttccttaacatgtgtcaatGCAAAaccgtttttttttaatacatctgatttaaattttaaatcaaatacatAAACTTTTGTTactaaattttacttatatttgagTTCGGAGAGAATAGAGCCTGTAAAATCAGTTCTCCAAAAGTATCATTTCTCTGTCATTTGTAAGAAAAAGAAGTGGGTGCCTACACAAGTTAATGGAAAATGCTTCTTTCAGCGAATTTTCTTTTCACGACCTGTTCACGAATGAGGTGGCAATACAGTGACATCCTTACTTGCAttatttaatttgatattttttatttgttacttaattaaattcaattaattcagTTTCTCTTTCATCTTCCTTTCATCTTCCACCGTTCACCCCTAACAACAACACCTCATTCTTCTCCTACAATTTCTCTTGTTCTATTCTTCTAAAATTCTCTCTCTAAAACTATGTACTCAATTgaagtttttttctttatccTTTCAAGGCCTATCTTTGtcatttgaatttattttatttttttcgtttttgaaaGAAGTCAAGAACAGTCAATTCTTTGATGATGGTTGTTTgcacaagaattttttttaaatggagtTTTTCAAAGTGAAGATTTTGATAAGGGATTGGGTTTAGAAAGTCTTTATATTTTCAGTATCCGTGGAGAATTTGGTTTGCTGGGAAAGAGATGTAAAAACCTTAAAAATTGAAGTTTTCTAAGTTGCCATGGAATTGATGATTGTTACTCATCTTTTATTCAATGTTTGCAAAGTTGTTCAATAATTCTTACTCACAACTTGTAGGAGTGTGGTTGATAGCATTTGGGTGAAAGACAATATTTTCCTTTTGAGATAATTGAAATACAGACTATTAAAGCGTATTTCGTGAAATTTCACTAGAAAGTGGTTCGCTATATATAGCACCACTCCCAGTTAATACATAGCAGTGTATATAAAACTGAAGTTTTATGCCTTCAGTCCCTTCTCTTTATACTTGGTGTATATGTATATACGAGGTTCCTTAAAACATAGTGGGGGCGGGTGCCTACACAGGTCATTACGTAGGTTCGTCCCTGGTGCCACTCCCAAATATATGGTCTAcaattgagttattttttcatatactttCCCAAAGACCATAACATGCAttaacaatatttattttcttcagaGAAAATTATTTAAGGGCTATGGTGAGCAGTTTATGAAACTAGTCTGTTTGGATGCATATTTCATTTGTTGACTCTTAAAGGTCTCCACGTCTGTACCAAATTATTTCGTAATGTTACATCCAAAATTGTTCGAGACTTAATTTTTgctatatttaatattttgacaTTGACCCTTGCCTCAAGCTAAGTATTAAGCTCGATCCAATCTAACCTAATGTATGATGAAAAAACACATTCTTAAAGAAATTGCTGATAATGGCAATGCTTACTGTAGGTTTATGTATTTCAATTGTTCTGGTATCCATCCGGTAAAATGATTGTTTTCGATATTCCTGAGAAAcgtttaataaattaaatacaactAATTCTTTGGACAATTACATGGTGTTATGCTTGATGAATAGTGAGTTCATAGTCTGAGGGAGTTCTCTGGTAAAAGAATTGGAAGAAACGTCCCTGAAACAAGTAATAGATATTATAGTCCGTCCTGTGACCCTCAAACCAAATTCTAGCATATTCTATAATAAACACCAAACAAACATAGCCTCCACGATCCATCATTACTCGTTAAAAACGCATATTGTTTAGACTGCCAAAAGCATACGCCATGCAATATAGTTCAACAGCCAATGTATATGAAGCAGTTTTAGCAGAAACATAATGAGAATGTATTAACCGTGGAGTCAAATTCAATATTGTGAAATTACTAAATTCAAAATGGTAAATAATCCTAGATTGTAACTCAAAGTTCCGGATATTCCACGACCAGGTAACTTACTGACGAGaagcaagaaaaataaaaatcatcaaaagcagaaacaaaacaaaaataacaatcAAGTCATATAAAGTGACAGTGTGACTACATTCCGGTGATTCGGTTGCCTGAGCAAGTGATGCCTGTCCAACATTGTCACAAGGATCATTGCCATTGGCCTGCCAATTTAGCTGGGACGGCGAGTTCATGCTTTGAAACAAATTCATTAAAGTAGAGACTGCATTGATAGTAAGCAAACCACAAATATGCATAGTGGAAATATGTACCCTAATACGTCAGTACCTGTCCGCACAACCATCCATTTTACATAATTTCAAGATATATAAATTACTCTCAAATTGATCGAAATTTGAAACCACTATGATAacatttacaaacatattactTCTAACCGTAACGGAACAAATTGATCATTGAAATCAACCTATATAAGTCAACATTTTTAGAATCTCCCTCACCTAACTTTGTTTATACACCCGTTCCcttatttcaaaattttcctTTCCAAAATACTCTCCTCGCACCTCACAAAACCTTCCTTAgtcacaaaaaacaaaaaaaaaacattcttacAAGTATATATTAATTGAATCTTAAATTACAAAGCATAGCATCCTAAATGAATGTAGAGATACAATTAATTCAGGCTAATATGCActttcataaaattttaatattcttACTAAATTTTATGCTAAGCAGTAAACATTATTAAGAATAAGTTTTGTACATGGAACACCATGTATATATTAAACAAACCACTTTCACAGTTTTGGTATAAGGTTCTCTATCCTGAGATTACAAATTTAGTCTCTATCATTTATATTCGAGAGAAATGAACTTTGACAAAACAAAAgcctatatataataaatgtcaatgttttataaatatatatatatatatatatatatatatatatatatatatatatatatatatatatatatatatatatatatatatatatatatcatttacCAATTGACATGTTATTggaataattaatttgatcccTACATGTATAGGATCCATGCATTTTTATTCCTTCTAACAATGGTATAGGAAATATATGAAATACATTGCCCTGATACAATTCATATAgagaaatattttattgaacCATTCTTGCATAATCACACTTCAATGGAGACTTAGAGCCTTCATCCTGCATCATGATAACTATATTAAGAGTTTGGCCATAAATAACATGAAATCAAAtaagatataatataaattgaagtACTAATGACACAAGTggttgattaaattaaattaaagtacTAATTAGAAGTAAGATTAACCTTTTATCTTGATCCATTATGTAAGTGTAACCAAGATTATTTGTGTAATTAGGGAGGGGAACATGTCCTTCTTCAATCTGCTTCACATCTTCAACAAGCATCTCATAATGtcttttcacttcttcaatAGTTTTCCCTCCCACAGCTCTAGCTAGCTTCTGCCAACGATCAGGAGTATCCTTCTCCAACATTGCCAATGCATTCTCAAATCTTTTGTTCTGCTTTGCTGTCCAATTCGAGCTTGAAGCCATTCAAGTGTAGAAACTAGCAACCAAAAACTTCTTAGCTATATTTGAGATTAAAGGACAGTGTTATTGCTAGCTACGTACCCTTTTTATAGTAGTGGATGATGAGTGAGACATAAGATACGTAACACATACGCTTTAAATGCTTTAAATTAAAGGTGTGTCTGATGTTCGATACACTTTACTATTTAGATGACACTGATATATGTGAACACATTCAAatgttacattttttattattatgttgtCAATGTGTCAGTGTAGTGTTTGGTATCCGTGTATAGCATGAGTTTTAGCTGTATGTAGCCGTTGCTTTCCAAACAAAACTGTGGGATGCATATAAATTCTTAAAGTTCTGGTTTTTCTTTTCAACTTTCGGTTTTAGGTGCATGGCTTTTTGTATTTGGTTTTAAGGTTTGATTAAGGTTTAAGTAATGCAAGCAAACTCAATGCCGACTTTTCCTTAACCGAGAAAGTAGTTAAGGAAATTGTGAATTCAGTGTCACATCACGTGCATGTATCCACATTTTGGTATTTTAGTGGCATTTGGGTTAAAAGAATTTAACAAATTAAAGGAGatcatgagaaaaaaaaatgtatggataatgtaaaataattttataccgTCAAATAACTATATATTTCgtcacttcaccccactttatTGACACGTGGAAGTTATTAATCTTATTAGTtgttagtgtaaaattaattctttaaactttttatataaaatgttgAATGTATGCTCTCATGGAATATCTGTGATAATTTCCTTCTTCACCCCACCCTTACAAGTTGAGATGGACATAAAGAAAGGATCTCATAATCCAACCAAGGAAATTTTTCATAGATAATGAtctcattttctttaaaatatgatttagaTTCTCTATATTTAAAAATCCTACATTTACCTATATTCAACTATATTAAGTGTATTTTTTAGGTCAATTTTATCATTATCACACACCATAATATCTCTTTCTAATTTTTCTTCTAACCTATTTGCACTAAATATAGGCGAATGTAGTAACCTCGTGCAATATTTTCTGGTAAGTGCAATTTAATTGTTAGATGTCAGagacaataattaataatttataagggttgagtttaaatttaaatttaaaactttttacttctcaaaactttaaaaaaaaaaatgtataaatttaGTCATTAgtgtgtgtgaaaaaaaaaaacctcatgcAAATTCTAGTAGCGTTAGCTACCATTTGGCACTAGCACTTAACTTGACCAGATTTGTTTGCGTTAGAAAGTTTTTGAGCAAGACAAGATTGAAAGCATAATTTAATTAGTGCATGATATGTAACGATGTAGAGTTGTGAATTTGTTAGTTGGTACATTGGTGAGGATGTGATTAACGTTAAATTTGATATGGAGTATCACAGTTCGATCTCTCGCAATTACGATCGAGAGGGAACTGGAACCACTTATGTCAGAACTGACATCCGAACCAAATTTAACGATTCAGTGGACCGAATACTtgtgaaaacaaattataaaaaaaagacagAGAGAGATGTGAACTCCCACGGTGGATCCAGAACATTCACGTAGAGATTTTCACGCTAAGTAGTACCACAGAGCCGTGTTTGGATCATATATAGAAAACACACAAAAGTGCTTTAATTTAATCTTTTGAAccgtttctttttttttcctctttagTCAAAATTTCCATTACACTATATTTTTTAGGGAAAAATATAGTGTTTTCAAGCTTTCATATCACTGAAAGTTGTTGAGATATGTGTGTATCATTAGAGTTAACAAgcataaaaagaaaacacaaactTAACAATGAAGTAGAGATGCTTATAAAAAAGTACAAGAAGTACTTAAGATCACAAAATAGAATTAAGaaaaaagcaaaatatataATCCTCtcaaacaattaattaattaaaaagattaAATCCTTAAGAAACAACTCGTAAGATCAACACATCACTCTTAATATAAACTATTACCACCTTTTATCTTTCCTAAAAACCATTTCTAAAATTGACTTTTAATGAGTTCAATTGTACTTAACGCCTCGACAATTTTGATACCATTTTTTAATGTCTAGGCAGCCTAAATAACTAAATATCATATCAAAGTTAGACATTTCCCCCTTTACCTTTCActccaaaagaaacaaattaccCAAAGCTATGTAAATCATGTGGCACGCACGGAATTGGATCCGGTGCAGGCAATAACCGTGCAATCAGGCTGCAGTCGACAGCTTCTAATAGTAAGATCAAAATTAGACGACACGGGTCTTGATgtagttttaatttttcaaaacagtaaaaattctaactttaaaatataaatagtttgGTCTCAATTGGATGATACATATTTCGCCGACTAAATGCAATCATAATTTCTGAGTGCACTCGATCTGAATTCCATGTGGCACCACTCCAAGTCATTTGGACAGCTcatatcaaattaaaaaatgaattcaCATTGAGAACAATCTACTAATTCGGATTCATGCCTCCTCCCATAACACAAAACACAACTAGTAATGTTTAATTAATGTGTGACTTTGCATTTCTTTTAGTACAATACAATAATGATTGACCttgttcaaagttcaaactttCTACTTCATTTGAGCCATGGCAAGGGATAAGGTGATGCTGATATATTTAGAATCCTTATCATCCACGCATAACTTAGCATTGCTTTCTATTTCGGAAGCTTTATGATCACTCCACTACCAATTCAAGTTGGTATAGATATTGGGGTTGGGGCCATAATTTGTTGTTCATTTCTAATCAACCAAGGATTGGTCTCCTTGTCCATGCTTAGATTCCAGAACAGAACCTATTTACtatcaagaaaattaaagatTCCAAAGCAAATCCCATATGCTTTAAGTAAAGCGTCTGAAGTAACAGTTGGTTAATAATTTAGGACCGCCAAGAGATTGGAATATCATatctccataaaaaaaaaataagagtttGAGTAAATGAATCGTCTCTCTTATATATTCAACTTTCATTTAGTCTATTTATAGGCGATGTGATCGGACTGATCACTCACACACGTAATCTAACAAATTTAGAGTATTCTTTATCATCTATGATTACTTTCCAATGTGAATTAACCAATCACCGGGTACTGATAAGTTGTTCTTTCAAGTTTGAACATATTGTTCTTAATTAGTGAGGTGAGGTCCCATACTCACAATGCAAGTTGAACAAATGTATTCTATTTCTGGATACCCTTTAACCTTTGGTCTCTAAttttatatagatagatatgTACACGCCCATTCTGCTACTCCATACAAGTTTCAATCACTACTTTGggcattaccaaagtttttggAAGAATATGAATCAACAATTAAAGCCATCAAATGTaaaatccaaaagaaaaaaattccaATGTGGGGGACCCGTTAATTTTCTCACACGAACTCTCATAATTAGCATCAAGCtcattattttttggttttctcTAAACTACCCCTTCATAgtctatgtttggtatcacggtaaGCATGTCAGAATTACGATGATCCACCGTAATTTTTCAAAAGCTATACTCTGTAGTTTCTGCAAAATAACGGTGAATACTCACCAtaataccaaacatacacataaTTTGGAGGTATTTATCCATCTACAAATGAAAACAAGTCATATGATtgtgaaataaaagttggttacaagttagttgtggATACCACATGCAAATCTACTTATATGACTTATTATAAATACTCAAATTATAAAGGGGTAAAATAGACATCACCTTGTGAAAATCCTCAAATGCTAATACTTCtcattcatatatttatatcTCGTGATTTTTGTGGTGGTAAGAATTTGTGAGTAATTAAGGGTAAATTGTCTTTAGAATATATGCCATATTGCCTTTGTTTAATTTTGGTAAGACAAATGAATTTTGTTATTATCGTTTTCTACTTGTTTTTAGCTAAAAAGTGGTTCTTAATACACAACAGATATCATTATCAGCCAAATGGGGTCAAATTCTGCCAGGCTGTTGTATTTGGGTTTGACCTCACAATTTGACACTAGAAAATTGCATGAAAGATTCAATTCCATAAGATGAGATAAATTTTATCATTCTAGCACctattccatttttattttatatactcCATTCAAATGACAAGTATGACATATATGGCAGCCCTCGTTTATGTTCCTTCTTACTATTATTACGTGGAACTTGGTACATTTTTGGTTTGGACGTAAAGGAATATTCAAATAAAGGAATATATCAAAATGGGCAAATATCTCTTCATTTCTTCATACTACTAAACTATtagctatatatataaaagataattaCATGAAAGATAGACGAGGCACTACATATTTAAGATAGATGATTAAAGAGGTAGAAATAGAATAGTCCATTTGGAATAGAAGTACTTGACTTCAACCATAGCAATTTCTGAAGTCCAAAATCAATGGAAAACGAATTTGTAAAACTACATAGGAGTATTTATCTGTGATACTTCTTAGTTTAAATGCACTTATATAATTTATGATGTTTTATTGAAATATATGGAGGTAAACCAATTGGAATCAATGGGAATACGATGAATTTGGTTCAATTAGAAATCAATATATTTGGTTGGAGAGGTCGTTCAATATGGACTTGGTCCAATGGTAAACCTTATTAgttttaataaatattacatttgttctatattatttttatcataaaatttgttttttactaaaaatagtaaGGGTCTACATTTAGATATTTGTTAAAGATCAGAATTAGATTGACCCTTGGTTGGAATGACTTTTTTTTCCAAACAAAATTGCAAATACCTGAGGCCTTAGTTTAAGCTAAAAATCTTCAACTGATTGATACAtagaatttgaataaaatattacatTTGATACTGATACACAATTTTGTTTGGGATGACAACATGACATTGGCATATCAATGAAAATATGCAGCAAAGAAATCAAACACTCAGATGGACTAAATATAACATCCTTACTGTATTTAGTAGGCAAGAGGAACTGCTATTAGTGTAATAACATCACCCAAGTACAGAGAAACAATTATGcgcttaaaaaaacaaaaaacaaaagcaGAGAAACAATTATGCAGTAGGGAAGAATATGCAGAGAGAAAGGTACACTCCTAATAGGAATAGGAACAAAAAAGAGATGAATCCACACCCATCCAAACCTACATTCTTTTGGGTCATTATCACTTCTCTTCCATTTAGAGTTTGAAGCCTTCGTACGATGACTTCTTTATACCCCAAATTCATAATCCTGCTCTTGTTCATTTCCTTTAACCAACTTAGTAACTTTGCCTCCTGTTGCTTATGTTTTACGCAATTCACCTTTTTCCTCCACAGATAAGTATCATAATATAATTGTTATCCTTTTAATTACTGAATGATATACAATAAATAACGATGTGTGAAAAAATTAGTGAATATCAATGAAAAGTTATTTACACTTTGCAAAGTAACTAATCATCTGCAAGTATATTAAATGAAGTGACTCAATTTCTGTAATTGCTGCTGCACACTAGCACCCACACATTTGGACGAAACTATACATTATTTGATGATAAATCTATCATCTTTTTTCCCCTTGTAGCAgacatataaaatatcatatggcGTTTTGAATTACTAAAACGGGTAAGAAAAGGGGGATTGGAACCAGAAACACATTGCAGATCACAATCCAACATTCCAAACCCAAAGGGATGCAGCCCCAAATTCCTATACTTACCTTTTCCGTGGCTCAGAACCCAGAATGCCAAATTCATGCTGCATAAAATCTTCACTAGGTCTGTAATACTTGTCTGGAGAGTGCAAGGCCAGATTAGATACTTGGCTAGTATAAAGGCAGGCAAATCTCTCCACCTGCATCAAGCATATCAGGCAAAAGAATTATCATTTAGTGAGTTTGAATTGATATAATGACTTGGGAGTAAGAAACATTGTAGTTTTGGTATGCTATTCACATAAACACTAGTAAATCTCCCTAGCAGCCGCTCTAATAATAATTAGAAAGATATAACTATAAATGTATTTTCCTGTTGTATACATTACTGATTTGAAAATGGGGCATCTACTCCTAAACTACCAAAGGAGTCCCACTTTACCTGATGAGCAAAGCGAGAATTCTGATAACCAGTTTTCATAAGCTGCCCCCACGGTTCATGAAACTGcaaacatttattaaaaaatcaacaTCGGTCATATAATGCCCATGGGATATATATTGTAACTGTAGCAGACTAGTAAAAAGAGAactaaagaaaatgaaaaaagctGCAGTTGAACTTACTACCCTTTGATGTAATTTTCTTTGAGCTTCTTGATGGATTAACCGCATTTTCTCTCTTTCAAGCTGCCAAAAAAAGGCGCTTATCAAATGTATGAAATTTGACTTCAATTTATCACATGGGAACGGACCTAAAGGACAAACCTCCAATTTATCAAGTGCTGAAGATAACTTCTGCTTGGTATCAACATCTGGGTTCTTGAATCTGAAAAGTAGTGCAGTACATTATAAAAATGCAAACAGATAATTGTTAAGAATATAGTTTGAtagttaatcaactagagtt
Coding sequences within it:
- the LOC123898141 gene encoding protein RADIALIS-like 4; protein product: MASSSNWTAKQNKRFENALAMLEKDTPDRWQKLARAVGGKTIEEVKRHYEMLVEDVKQIEEGHVPLPNYTNNLGYTYIMDQDKRMKALSLH